A DNA window from Mycolicibacter terrae contains the following coding sequences:
- a CDS encoding NINE protein, producing the protein MLADMTDPSWPPAGPPGGWQPYQPPPGYPPPYPGYPDMWAPYGRHPVTGQPYSDKSKVTAALLQLLGLFGFLGFGRMYLGQIGLGIFQLLIGVLATVTTYGIGIGVPIIWGIIEAILIFSGRVHDKQGRALRDGTR; encoded by the coding sequence ATGCTCGCAGACATGACCGATCCGTCCTGGCCGCCGGCCGGGCCACCGGGCGGTTGGCAGCCCTACCAGCCGCCGCCGGGCTATCCGCCCCCGTATCCGGGCTACCCGGACATGTGGGCGCCCTACGGCCGCCATCCGGTGACCGGGCAGCCGTACTCGGACAAGTCGAAAGTCACCGCAGCGCTGCTACAGCTGCTCGGGTTGTTCGGGTTCCTCGGGTTCGGTCGCATGTACCTGGGCCAGATCGGACTGGGAATCTTCCAGTTGTTGATCGGTGTGCTTGCCACCGTCACGACGTATGGGATCGGCATCGGCGTGCCGATCATCTGGGGGATCATCGAGGCGATCCTCATCTTCAGCGGGCGGGTGCACGACAAGCAGGGCCGAGCGCTGCGCGACGGCACGCGTTAA
- the pyk gene encoding pyruvate kinase produces the protein MNRRGKIVCTLGPATHSAEMVRALVDAGMDVARLNFSHGDHEDHQASYEWVRIASDATGRAVGVLADLQGPKIRLGRFADGPTYWATGETVRITVADCPGDHDRVSTTYKQLAADAAPGDRVLVDDGKVGLVVEHIDGDDVVCTVTEGGPVSNHKGMSLPGMKVSAPALSEKDIEDLEFALNLGVDMVALSFVRSPSDVELVHEVMDRVGRRVPVIAKLEKPEAIDDLEAVVLAFDAVMVARGDLGVELALEEVPLVQKRAIQMARENARPVIVATQMLESMIENFRPTRAEASDVANAVLDGADAVMLSGETAVGKYALEAVRTMSRIVCAVEENSTAAPPLTHVPRTKRGVISYAAREIGERLDAKALVAFTQSGDTVRRLARLHTPLPLLAFTALPEVRSQLAMTWGTETFIVPQMQSTDGMIRQVDKALLNLGRYQRGDLVIVVAGAPPGTVGSTNLIHVHRIGEDDV, from the coding sequence GTGAATAGACGCGGCAAGATCGTCTGTACTCTCGGACCGGCGACCCACTCCGCGGAGATGGTCCGGGCGTTGGTCGACGCCGGCATGGATGTGGCCCGGCTGAACTTCAGCCACGGCGACCACGAAGACCACCAAGCTTCCTACGAGTGGGTGCGCATCGCCTCGGACGCGACCGGGCGGGCGGTCGGTGTGCTCGCCGATCTACAGGGGCCCAAGATCCGGCTGGGGCGTTTCGCCGACGGGCCCACCTACTGGGCGACCGGTGAGACGGTGCGCATCACCGTCGCCGACTGCCCCGGCGACCATGACCGTGTTTCCACCACCTACAAGCAGCTGGCCGCCGACGCCGCACCGGGCGACCGGGTTCTGGTCGACGACGGCAAGGTCGGCCTCGTCGTAGAACACATCGACGGCGACGACGTGGTGTGCACGGTCACCGAGGGCGGCCCGGTCAGCAACCACAAAGGTATGTCCCTGCCGGGCATGAAGGTCTCGGCGCCCGCGCTGTCGGAAAAGGACATCGAGGACCTGGAATTCGCGCTGAACCTCGGCGTCGACATGGTGGCGCTGTCGTTCGTGCGCTCGCCTTCGGATGTCGAGTTGGTGCATGAAGTGATGGACCGGGTCGGGCGCCGGGTCCCGGTGATCGCCAAGCTCGAGAAGCCCGAAGCGATCGACGACCTCGAGGCCGTGGTGTTGGCGTTCGACGCGGTGATGGTGGCCCGCGGCGACCTGGGGGTGGAGCTTGCCCTCGAAGAGGTGCCGTTGGTGCAGAAGCGCGCCATCCAGATGGCCCGGGAGAACGCCCGGCCGGTGATCGTCGCGACCCAGATGCTGGAGTCGATGATCGAGAACTTCCGACCGACCCGTGCCGAGGCGTCCGATGTGGCCAACGCGGTGCTCGACGGCGCCGACGCGGTGATGCTCTCCGGTGAGACCGCAGTGGGCAAGTACGCTCTGGAGGCGGTGCGGACGATGAGCAGGATCGTGTGCGCCGTGGAGGAGAATTCCACTGCGGCACCGCCGTTGACACATGTACCGCGCACCAAGCGCGGGGTGATCTCCTATGCGGCCCGTGAGATCGGCGAACGGCTCGACGCCAAGGCACTGGTGGCCTTCACCCAGTCGGGTGACACCGTGCGGCGGCTGGCCCGGTTGCACACTCCGCTGCCGTTGCTGGCCTTCACCGCGCTGCCCGAGGTCCGCAGCCAGCTTGCGATGACCTGGGGCACTGAGACTTTCATCGTCCCGCAGATGCAGTCGACCGACGGGATGATCCGGCAGGTCGACAAGGCACTGCTGAATCTGGGCCGCTACCAGCGAGGTGATCTGGTGATCGTCGTCGCCGGCGCCCCACCGGGCACCGTGGGCTCGACCAACCTGATCCACGTGCACCGGATCGGCGAGGACGACGTCTAG
- a CDS encoding acyl-CoA thioesterase II yields the protein MPAEPNTDFDELLAVLDLKASDDDVFVGSHPSKTPLRTFGGQLMAQSFVAASRTVAEHLPPGALSVHFINGGDPARDIEFRVHRLRDERRFANRRVDALQGDTLVATAMVSYLSGGRGLEHGVEAPAVADPETLPRVREVLKGYEEVVPSFVNAPHPIEWRYDNDPAWVMRDKGERLAHNRVWMKADGVLPEDSVLHTALMVYSSDTTVLDSIITTHGLSWGFDRIFAASANHTLWFHRPVRFDDWVLYSTSSPVAADSRGLGTGHFFDRSGQLLATVTQEGVLKYFPSANR from the coding sequence GTGCCGGCCGAGCCGAACACGGACTTCGACGAGCTGTTGGCCGTACTGGACCTCAAGGCGAGTGACGACGACGTGTTCGTCGGTTCGCACCCCAGCAAGACTCCGTTGCGCACCTTCGGTGGACAACTGATGGCGCAGTCATTCGTCGCCGCGAGCCGCACCGTCGCCGAGCACCTGCCGCCCGGCGCGCTGTCGGTCCACTTCATCAACGGCGGAGATCCGGCCCGCGACATCGAATTCCGGGTGCACCGGCTGCGGGATGAACGCCGGTTCGCCAACCGCCGGGTCGACGCGCTGCAGGGTGACACCCTGGTCGCCACCGCGATGGTCTCCTACCTCTCGGGTGGCCGCGGGCTCGAGCACGGCGTGGAAGCACCCGCGGTCGCCGATCCCGAGACACTGCCCAGGGTCCGCGAGGTGCTCAAGGGTTACGAGGAGGTGGTGCCCAGTTTCGTCAACGCACCGCACCCGATCGAATGGCGTTACGACAACGATCCCGCCTGGGTGATGCGCGACAAGGGGGAGCGGCTCGCGCACAACCGGGTCTGGATGAAGGCCGACGGGGTGTTGCCCGAGGACTCGGTGCTGCACACCGCACTGATGGTGTACTCGTCAGACACCACGGTGCTGGATTCGATCATCACCACCCATGGCCTGTCGTGGGGCTTCGACCGGATCTTCGCGGCGAGCGCCAACCACACCCTGTGGTTTCACCGGCCGGTGCGTTTCGACGACTGGGTGCTGTACTCGACGTCGTCACCGGTGGCCGCGGATTCACGCGGGTTGGGCACCGGGCACTTCTTCGACCGATCCGGTCAGCTGCTCGCCACCGTCACCCAGGAGGGCGTCCTGAAGTACTTCCCGAGCGCCAACCGCTAG